The genomic stretch GGTGCCCCCAGCCAATGTCTGTTTTTGTCGCGGCGTTGGCTTCAACTTCCTCTTCGCGCTTTTGAAGCTCGACCTCATAAAGACGCGCGCGCAGCATGTTCCAGGCTGTTGCCCGGTTCTTGTGTTGAGAGCGCTCATTCTGACACTGAACCACAATATTGGTCGGTAAGTGCGTGATGCGCACGGCACTGTCTGTCGTGTTGACGTGCTGCCCGCCGGCCCCCGATGCCCGATAAGTGTCTATGCGACATTCACTCTCGTTAATTTCAATATCAATCTGATCGTCAATGACCGGGAAAACCCAGACAGAAGCGAACGAGGTATGTCTTCTGGCATTGGAGTCATAAGGCGAAATACGCACCAGCCGATGCACACCACTTTCTGTCTTAAGCCAACCATAAGCATTGTCGCCTTTGACAAGAACCGTTGCCGACTTGATGCCAGCTTCATCGCCAGCCTGCTCTTCGAGTATTTCGACCTTTCGGCCGTGCTGTCCGGCCCAGCGCACATACATGCGTAACAGCATGGCGGCCCAGTCGTTACTCTCTGTGCCACCTGCCCCTGCATGAATTTCCACATAGCAGTCATTGCCGTCAGCCTCACCCGAAAGCAGCGCTTCAAGTTCTGAGCGTTCAGCACGCTTCTGCAAGGCAGAAATCAGTTCCTGTGCTTCGTCAAGAGAAGCGCTGTCGTCTTCTTCTTCGGCAAGTTCAGCAAGCGCCAGATTGTCCTCCAGCTCCAGATCTATTTCAGTCAGGGCGTTGATCTGGTTCTCAAGCTGAGTGCGCTGTTGCATCAGCTTCTGGGCACTTTCGGGATCGTCCCATACAGTAGGGTCTTCTGCCTGCTGATTT from Parvularcula sp. IMCC14364 encodes the following:
- the prfB gene encoding peptide chain release factor 2 (programmed frameshift), with the protein product MRAEILNDAEKIRQSLELLRRRLDWDTAQSRLDELNQQAEDPTVWDDPESAQKLMQQRTQLENQINALTEIDLELEDNLALAELAEEEDDSASLDEAQELISALQKRAERSELEALLSGEADGNDCYVEIHAGAGGTESNDWAAMLLRMYVRWAGQHGRKVEILEEQAGDEAGIKSATVLVKGDNAYGWLKTESGVHRLVRISPYDSNARRHTSFASVWVFPVIDDQIDIEINESECRIDTYRASGAGGQHVNTTDSAVRITHLPTNIVVQCQNERSQHKNRATAWNMLRARLYEVELQKREEEVEANAATKTDIGWGHQIRSYVLQPYQMVKDLRTSVESPSPDAVLDGDIDQFLGAALAAKVGNTDD